A single genomic interval of Oleidesulfovibrio alaskensis DSM 16109 harbors:
- a CDS encoding NAD(P)/FAD-dependent oxidoreductase, giving the protein MKSAFFEVSLDPDLVHVQGALRAAALKKAGLPDDAAVMIRVRRRSVDARPRRPRFTFQVEVGTDLPDAAAEVFCPAPPGAKRVIVVGAGPAGYFAALSLLEHGIKPVVLERGKDVNARRKDLKKIYTEGLIDPHSNYCFGEGGAGTYSDGKLYTRATKRGNVARVLDLLVQFGASPDIRIDAHPHLGSNVLPGIVRAMRAAVQDCGGEVHFGAHVADLLLSGDRVTGVRLSGGEAVYADAVILATGHSARDVFHLLAARNIAMEAKPFAMGVRIEHPQPLIDEIFYHHTPRHPALPAASYRITTQASGRGVFSFCMCPGGFVVPASTAPGELVLNGMSLASRNAPFANAGLVVELRLEDMCTSDDPLQALAFQAAAEKAVFACGDGVTQKAPAQCVPDFVRGVVSEVLPPTSYIPGIYSAPLHDLLPEFVAARLRAALPELGRRYKGYDSAEAKVLAVESRTSSPVRILRDGQTLEHPAVRGLFPCGEGAGYAGGIVSAAMDGEKVAAAVAARLA; this is encoded by the coding sequence ATGAAATCAGCTTTTTTTGAAGTGTCCCTCGATCCGGATCTGGTTCATGTACAAGGCGCTCTGCGCGCCGCGGCATTGAAAAAGGCAGGTCTGCCTGATGATGCAGCGGTCATGATCCGTGTGCGCCGTCGTTCGGTGGATGCCCGTCCGCGCCGCCCGCGGTTTACCTTTCAGGTCGAGGTGGGCACAGATCTGCCTGATGCTGCGGCGGAGGTTTTTTGTCCCGCCCCGCCGGGCGCAAAACGCGTTATTGTGGTGGGGGCCGGTCCTGCCGGATATTTTGCCGCACTTTCGCTGCTGGAGCATGGCATAAAGCCTGTGGTGCTTGAACGCGGCAAGGATGTGAATGCCCGCCGCAAGGATTTGAAAAAGATCTACACCGAAGGGTTGATTGATCCTCATTCCAACTACTGCTTCGGCGAGGGGGGGGCGGGCACCTATTCGGACGGCAAGCTGTACACCCGGGCCACCAAACGGGGCAATGTGGCCCGCGTGCTGGATCTGCTGGTGCAGTTCGGCGCTTCGCCCGACATCCGCATAGACGCACACCCGCATCTGGGATCCAATGTTCTGCCCGGAATAGTGCGTGCAATGCGTGCAGCCGTGCAGGACTGCGGCGGTGAAGTCCATTTTGGCGCGCATGTGGCTGACCTGCTGCTGTCCGGTGACCGTGTGACCGGCGTCCGGCTTTCCGGCGGTGAAGCTGTTTATGCCGATGCCGTGATTCTGGCCACGGGGCATTCTGCGCGTGATGTTTTTCATCTGCTGGCAGCCAGAAACATAGCCATGGAAGCCAAGCCCTTTGCCATGGGGGTGCGCATCGAACACCCGCAGCCGCTCATCGACGAAATTTTTTATCACCATACTCCCCGCCATCCGGCCCTGCCTGCCGCCAGTTACCGTATAACCACGCAGGCATCGGGGCGCGGCGTTTTTTCGTTCTGCATGTGCCCCGGCGGGTTTGTGGTTCCGGCTTCCACAGCACCCGGTGAACTGGTGCTTAACGGCATGAGTCTGGCATCGCGTAACGCGCCTTTTGCCAATGCGGGGCTGGTGGTGGAACTGCGGCTGGAAGATATGTGTACGTCGGACGATCCGCTGCAGGCTCTGGCGTTTCAGGCGGCAGCGGAAAAAGCGGTGTTCGCCTGCGGCGACGGAGTGACACAGAAGGCTCCGGCACAGTGCGTACCCGATTTCGTACGGGGAGTGGTTTCTGAAGTGTTACCGCCCACATCGTACATTCCGGGTATATATTCCGCACCGTTGCATGATCTGCTGCCTGAGTTCGTTGCCGCGCGTCTGCGGGCGGCTTTGCCCGAACTGGGCCGCAGATACAAAGGCTATGATTCCGCAGAGGCCAAAGTGCTGGCGGTGGAGTCGCGGACCAGCTCTCCTGTGCGGATACTCCGTGACGGACAGACACTGGAGCACCCCGCAGTGCGCGGACTTTTTCCGTGCGGAGAAGGCGCAGGCTATGCCGGCGGTATAGTTTCTGCCGCCATGGATGGCGAAAAAGTGGCTGCGGCAGTGGCTGCCCGGCTGGCCTGA
- the murJ gene encoding murein biosynthesis integral membrane protein MurJ, translating into MSILSGRQRMGLAAAIMAGSIFLSRFMGLIRDKVISYFHGASLESDIYFASFVVPDFLNYLLAGGYFSITLIPLLAARFEHDEQDGWRFFSAVTGWITLFAALLTGVAWLAAPWLAALAAPGFDAESARRLAYFLRIILPAQVFFLAGSCFTAMLYMRRQFAVPALTPLVYNACIILGGLAGIRSGMEGFCWGVLAGAALGSFALPVWAVRAGGLRLYAVLRHGSVLRFALLALPLMIGQSVVVLDEQFVRIFGSMAGEGAVSLLNYARRIMLVPVGVVAQAAGVASYPFLASLAAGGDEARFSQTLSAALRNTLLVILPVTAWMIIAAEPTMRLIFQQGSFTAAQTQASAPLLMVMLAAVPLWGIQQVVGRAFYARQDTVTPAVTGTLATACGLPLYWLLARWDGPLGGAVGVALAGGLSVGLYTLALSTVWMRRNGCAAFAGLGQTALRTGAACVPACAAGWCAMIYGPVVLPWAQSLSGSPLLEAFVRLIFSGLAFGAVFLGVARFVAPEALQMVTGILRRVLRRA; encoded by the coding sequence ATGAGTATATTATCAGGCAGACAGCGGATGGGGCTGGCCGCGGCCATTATGGCCGGCAGCATTTTTCTTTCACGGTTCATGGGACTTATACGCGATAAAGTTATTTCCTATTTTCATGGCGCCAGTCTGGAGTCGGATATCTACTTCGCATCGTTTGTGGTTCCGGATTTTCTTAACTACCTGCTGGCCGGCGGGTATTTTTCCATCACGCTTATTCCGCTGCTGGCAGCCCGTTTTGAGCATGACGAGCAGGACGGCTGGCGTTTTTTTTCGGCTGTCACCGGCTGGATAACGCTTTTTGCCGCGTTGCTTACGGGGGTGGCGTGGCTGGCCGCCCCGTGGCTTGCGGCGCTGGCCGCACCGGGTTTTGATGCGGAGTCTGCACGGCGGCTGGCATATTTTCTGCGCATTATACTGCCCGCTCAGGTTTTTTTTCTGGCAGGCAGCTGTTTTACCGCCATGCTCTACATGCGGCGGCAGTTTGCTGTTCCTGCGCTTACCCCGCTGGTGTATAATGCCTGTATAATTCTAGGCGGGCTTGCAGGCATCCGCTCGGGTATGGAAGGATTCTGCTGGGGGGTGCTTGCCGGTGCCGCGCTGGGCAGTTTTGCCCTGCCCGTATGGGCTGTACGGGCAGGCGGATTGCGTCTGTATGCCGTGCTGCGCCATGGCAGCGTGCTGCGGTTTGCCCTGCTGGCACTGCCTTTGATGATAGGGCAGTCCGTGGTGGTTCTGGACGAGCAGTTTGTCCGTATTTTCGGCTCGATGGCCGGAGAGGGTGCCGTAAGTCTGCTTAACTACGCGCGGCGCATAATGCTGGTTCCGGTGGGGGTTGTGGCGCAGGCAGCAGGCGTTGCCTCGTATCCTTTTCTGGCCAGTCTGGCCGCCGGTGGTGATGAAGCACGTTTTTCGCAGACACTTTCGGCTGCGCTGCGTAATACGCTGCTTGTCATTCTGCCGGTTACAGCGTGGATGATTATAGCCGCGGAACCGACCATGCGACTGATTTTTCAGCAGGGCAGCTTTACTGCCGCACAGACGCAGGCTTCGGCGCCTTTGCTGATGGTCATGCTGGCCGCCGTGCCGCTGTGGGGTATTCAGCAGGTGGTGGGCAGGGCTTTTTATGCCCGGCAGGACACGGTGACACCCGCTGTGACCGGTACACTGGCCACAGCATGCGGTCTGCCGCTGTACTGGCTGCTGGCCCGCTGGGACGGCCCGCTGGGCGGGGCTGTGGGGGTGGCACTTGCCGGAGGGTTGTCTGTGGGGTTGTACACGCTGGCTTTGAGCACGGTATGGATGCGCAGGAACGGCTGTGCCGCGTTCGCCGGACTGGGGCAGACGGCTCTGCGCACCGGTGCCGCGTGCGTGCCGGCCTGCGCCGCAGGCTGGTGTGCCATGATATACGGCCCTGTGGTGTTGCCGTGGGCACAGTCTTTGTCCGGCAGCCCCCTGCTGGAGGCGTTTGTGCGGCTGATTTTCAGCGGGCTGGCCTTTGGGGCGGTTTTTCTGGGGGTAGCGCGTTTTGTGGCGCCGGAAGCATTGCAGATGGTGACCGGCATTTTGCGCAGGGTGCTGCGCCGCGCCTGA